Part of the Thermococcus sp. 18S1 genome, GTAAACACTTCAACACCTATGTAATTATGATATTCCTTTCAATTCTCCTAGAGTCTTATTGCAACATGCGCATTCGTTGCGGCGTAGAACACGATCTTCGTCCTTTCAATTCTCCTAGAGTCTTATTGCAACTCGGTTGGTGATGAGCATGCTGTTAAAATGTCAGCACTGCTTTCAATTCTCCTAGAGTCTTATTGCAACATCATTTCCGAAAACCCTACCGCGTCCGATAACACCGCCACTTTCAATTCTCCTAGAGTCTTATTGCAACTCTTGCTAACGCCGTAGACTGCTGCTCCGAACAGCGCTTTCAATTCTCCTAGAGTCTTATTGCAACTTGAAGCAGGGGGCGCTGATAACTAAAAACATGTTTGCTTTCAATTCTCCTAGAGTCTTATTGCAACTCTCCAACCCCCCTTTCAATCTTCCCAGGGCCCGCCCTTTCAATTCTCCTAGAGTCTTATTGCAACTTTTCAGCTCTTTAAACTCTCTCGAAGCTTGCTTATTCCTTTCAATTCTCCTAGAGTCTTATTGCAACCAGTATAAAAGAACTCCGACCAGATGTATGCCGACTTGCTTTCAATTCTCCTAGAGTCTTATTGCAACCCGGCATCCCGGTCGCGGGCTACATCGCCCTGAAGCCTTTCAATTCTCCTAGAGTCTTATTGCAACGTTTATGAGTTGGAGCTTAATCCTCCTGTAGGGGGGGGCTTTCAATTCTCCTAGAGTCTTATTGCAACAAAGCAAATAAGGAGCGTGAAACCCCTGCATGTTCTCCTTTCAATTCTCCTAGAGTCTTATTGCAACGCGGGATAAGGCTGTGCCGGATGATTGGGTGACTACCACCTTTCAATTCTCCTAGAGTCTTATTGCAACTTCAGGTTCGAGTCCCCACCGCTCCCAGTCGAAGTTCTTTCAATTCTCCTAGAGTCTTATTGCAACGGTTCCTCCCGCTCCCCTACGATACTGCCGTCACGCCTTTCAATTCTCCTAGAGTCTTATTGCAACAGGGTAAGGAAGGCGGCAAACTGTTCCATGAAACCCCTTTCAATTCTCCTAGAGTCTTATTGCAACGGGTACCCCGTGGTAAGGCTCACCCGCCCCTTCAACAGCTTTCAATTCTCCTAGAGTCTTATTGCAACTACCTTATGACTGCTATCAGCTCTGTGATAACCATGGCTTTCAATTCTCCTAGAGTCTTATTGCAACCTCGATGAACGCGACGATATTCACGTCAATATCAACCTTTCAATTCTCCTAGAGTCTTATTGCAACGCGCCTCGGTGACAGCGATGAGGTCACCATAAGGCTCTTTCAATTCTCCTAGAGTCTTATTGCAACCATACTGTGGTAGCGACGATCTGAAATTTTTAATCTTCTTTCAATTCTCCTAGAGTCTTATTGCAACGCGGGCTTTCGGGGGCCGGGAACTCCAGAACGGGCTTTCTTTCAATTCTCCTAGAGTCTTATTGCAACCTACACCGTCACTTTTGATGTCAACCGCAACGACAACCTTTCAATTCTCCTAGAGTCTTATTGCAACCCCGGGTCTTTCATCACGCTCGGGGGGGCGCGGAAAACTTTCAATTCTCCTAGAGTCTTATTGCAACCAACGCTCCTCCATGCATCCATGCGCACCTTCCAGCTTTCAATTCTCCTAGAGTCTTATTGCAACGATAGTCTTCATAGAACTGCCTTACCTCCTTCCCACAGCTTTCAATTCTCCTAGAGTCTTATTGCAACCCGCTGACGCTTGTGCTCTCCTCGACCGTCGAGGGGAACTTTCAATTCTCCTAGAGTCTTATTGCAACATGAGCCGGCTCAAGATCCTCGAGGATAGCAGGGGTTACCTTTCAATTCTCCTAGAGTCTTATTGCAACATACTTCTTGAACTCCTCACTCATGCTCTCACCTCCCTTTCAATTCTCCTAGAGTCTTATTGCAACAAGCTGCGCGTCTGAGAAAAGTACTTGACCCCTCAAGCTCCCGCTTTCAATTCTCCTAGAGTCTTATTGCAACCCGGAACCCAGAACTCTGTGAGAAATCCTCGCTCCCCGCTTTCAATTCTCCTAGAGTCTTATTGCAACAAGCTGCGCGTCTGAGAAAAGTACTTGACCCCTCAAGCTCCCGCTTTCAATTCTCCTAGAGTCTTATTGCAACCCGGAACCCAGAACTCTGTGAGAAATCCTCGCTCCCCGCTTTCAATTCTCCTAGAGTCTTATTGCAACTGGGAACGGACGAAACGGTATTCGCGGTGGTAAAAACTTTCAATTCTCCTAGAGTCTTATTGCAACGTAACCGTAGCGATAAGCGTGTCATTTATCCTTGTGCTTTCAATTCTCCTAGAGTCTTATTGCAACGCTTTGCATATCTTCGTAAATGAACCATTTTGCAGTCTTTCAATTCTCCTAGAGTCTTATTGCAACTATCAACTCTTAGTCGCTCCAACCACGCCGGAACGTCTTTCAATTCTCCTAGAGTCTTATTGCAACCCATGAAGTTGTCCGCTATCGTTGCCGCTAAAATGCTTTCAATTCTCCTAGAGTCTTATTGCAACTCTTTCCGCTCGTACTTCTTCTTGTCCTTCTTTTTAGCCTTTCAATTCTCCTAGAGTCTTATTGCAACACGCTGGGGAAACGTACACCACTCCCGTAAAGACTGTCTTTCAATTCTCCTAGAGTCTTATTGCAACAAATGTATGTGGTTGCGACCCCCTCTGTTGGGTGGTATCTTTCAATTCTCCTAGAGTCTTATTGCAACTCGCTGCCCAGGCCGAGGGCCTTGTTCAGCGCATAGAGCCCTTTCAATTCTCCTAGAGTCTTATTGCAACTCCGTCGTGTCCACCCATTCATCCCAACCCACGTTAGCCTTTCAATTCTCCTAGAGTCTTATTGCAACCGAACACGCCGCGACCGCCTCAGCCGACCGTCTTTGCTTTCAATTCTCCTAGAGTCTTATTGCAACACGCTAGAGTATATTGAGGGTGGCGATACGCTATACATCTTTCAATTCTCCTAGAGTCTTATTGCAACCACGATGGTGGAGTGCAGAGTTACCGATGAGGTATTCTTTCAATTCTCCTAGAGTCTTATTGCAACTCAAAGTGCAACCCTAACTGGTCTCTGTTGGCCGAATCCTTTCAATTCTCCTAGAGTCTTATTGCAACTGAAGCCGGTCTTCAGGTCTATCGCGGCCCCGGTCTGGCTTTCAATTCTCCTAGAGTCTTATTGCAACCTCAAATTCTAACCATTTGTTAGAGGTATCGATATCCTTTCAATTCTCCTAGAGTCTTATTGCAACGACCAGAGGCGGCGGTTCCAGACGAGTATTTAATCCACCTTTCAATTCTCCTAGAGTCTTATTGCAACAGGGCGGCTTTTACTTTCTTTTGCCCTGTAAAGAAATAAAACGCGTTTATTTTTATAAGCCTTTCTTTGGAGGGGTTTTTGGGAAACCCGTTGGAACCATCAATTCGGGCTTTCTCCCCCGAGATCCGAGGCCTTTGGGGAAAGATTCGGGCACGTTCGTATGGGTCGCGCTCATTCACTGTGGGTTCCCGCGCCTTTTTCTCGCTCTATTTGTCCAAATCTGGACTTATACTCCTTCAATAGGCCAAGCAACTCATTTCCCTGGAGTGTGGCCTATTTCTGGTCCCACCATGCCGTTTCTGCCGTTTCTGAAAAAAATTTCGTTACATTGGAAGAAAATTTAATAACGGGATGTGATATAATAACATTGGGTTATTTAAGACTTCCCCTGCGCTAATCGGGCTTAATTTTTGAATACCTGCCCCGAACGTCCGTTTTTGGCGAATTTTGAGTATTTGAATGTGATACCACACTATCACAACCCCTAAAAGCTCCGGTTCTCTAATCTCTGTGGTGGTGCCATGTACGTGGTTATCGTCTACGACGTGGCCGTCGGGAGAGTGAACAGGGTCAAGAAGTTCCTGCGCCAGCACCTTCACTGGGTTCAGAACAGCGTCTTCGAGGGGGAGGTGACCAGAGCGGAGTTCGAGAGGATAAAGGCCACCCTCCTGGAGATTATAGACGAGGACGAAGATTCAATCGTTATATACAAACTCCGCTCCATGCCGGCCAGGGAAGTGATGGGGGTGGAAAAGAACCCGATGGAGGACGTCATCTAGACTCCACGGCATCGCAGATTGGCTTAAAGAGGCACTCCTCGCATTCGCCCTTCCAGCGCGGCTTTATCCACTTTGGAAACCCGCCTGCTTCGAGTTGCTTCACACCGTTAATGACGATTCTGGCCCGTCCCAGCATCTTTTGGAACTGGTCTTTGTCTCTTTTGACTTCAAACGGCTTGAAGTTCATCCCGTTCTTGTCAAAGACGTAGATGTAGCCCCTTTCCTTTTCCATCATGTTGAGGTACGTGTTGAGCTGCTCAACGGCGAGTTTGGGAGGCTCTTTCATCTCTTCGGGGCCCTTTGGACTCTCATCGTCTCCCGCAGTAAATCCTCTGAACTTGAATTCCAGAAGGTAGTCCCCCTTAACGGCATCTACCCGTCCTACGAGCTTCCAGCCTTCATCCAAGGGATATTCAACCGGCACTTCGAACTCTATGTCGTCCCCGCTCACGGCGTTTCCCAGCCATTCGTGCAGGATACTGCCGACGAGCATCTCCCCGGTTCTTTCGTATCTGAATGTTCCTAGATACACCGAGAGCGCCGCCTTTCGAAGACAGAAACTCAGGGAGGTTACCCATATCTTCCTCTCCGGTGTCTTTCCGGCTATCGCGTTCCGGATTCTCTCGTTGAACTCCTCAATTTCCCCCGGGTAGTTCATGTTACCACCTCAGAACCACGCCACCAGCGGCTCGTATCGGCCGCTTCCAACGAAATGGCGCATGAGCTTGTAAGCTTCGAGCCTTATCAACCTCTGCTTCGTGACGTTCGTTTTAAGGTTTGGGTGCCTCACACTCCGCCGCATCTCCTCGTTGTAGGCCTCCACCACTTTCTTTGTCCCCTCCTTCGTGAGCAGAACCCCGTTGAGGTCGTCCCTGAAGTGCTCCTTCTTGATAATTCCCTGCTTCACGAGCCTGTTGGCTACCCTGTCGGCTATAATCGGTTTGAATATCTCGCTCAGGTCGAGGGCTAGTGAAAAGCGCCTTTCGCCCGGCTCGTGAAGGTAGCTGACGGTGGGAACGAGCTGGGTGTTGTACAGCTCGCTCACGATCGTCGCGTAGAGTCTCGAATTCAGAAAGCTTATCAGGGCGTTCATCTCGTTCTCCGGCGGTCTGCGCGTGCGTTTGACTATCTTGAAGCCCTCTGGAAGGTGCTCGTCCCAGCGGGCGTAGTACTCCTGCCTTATCCGGGCCTCGACGTTCATGACCTCTGTTATTTTGCGGGCATCCTCGAGCTCCCTAAACAGCTCCCCCAACATATCGGAAAAGCCATCGGCGACCTTCCAGCGCTTCAGGTTTTTCTCCATGTTGAGGGCCGAGCCCTTGACAAAGAGCCTCGCCAGCTCAAGACGCTTTTCCGGGTCGAGATAGTGCTCGGCCTGCCTGATGACGAGGTCCCCGGAGTGGAGCTTCTCCTTGGGATAAAAGCTCCCGTCGTAGTAGCCGTAGTGGTTGAAGAAGTGCACCGCTACACCCTTCTGGGCGAGGAAGTGGAGCGCCTGGGAGGTTATGTTCACGTGGCCGTAGATGTAGATGTCGTAGACTTCTTCTATGGGTAGAGGGAGTTTTCCTTTCCTGTTTTCCAAGTATAGTGTGCCTTCTCTCTTCCTCAGCGTCCCGTCCGAAAGAACTGTCTTGGAATGTTTCCTCATATCATCACCTCACACCCAACAAAGCTCGTAGTAGGCGCATTTTTTGCATATTGGTTTGAGCTCTGCTCTTGGTGGAAAAGGGAGTTTCTTTATCCTCTGCACCTGATTCATGGCATTCTCGATTTCATTTTCGTGCCCATTAAGCTTTACTTCTATGACCTCATTTAAGTCAGGGTAATGAAGAAATCCTTTTGCCTCTATCCCATGGCTCCTTAGGTAATACAGCACATACAACAGCTGCATTCGATGGGCTTTTTCCAGGGTCTTACTCTTTTTAACCTCATGAACCTCTAAAATGTCCCCATTACGGACGAAGTCTATCTTAATACCTCCAATCCAGACTTCTTTCTCTTCACGTCCATAGCGTCGTTCATGGATGAACTTGCCCATATCAACAAGTTCGCTTTCGTGCTCCATCGTTATCCCGTGGGAGAAATACCAGAGTTTGGTTGGACATATGAATAGGTAGTTTATCTCAGTACCTCGGATTGGAGAGGAAAACCCAAAATCAGGAAGTCCTCTTTTTTGGGTTTCTGTGACCATAGATCCCCACCATTCCGAATCCATGGGGATTTCTCATTCCAATTCCGAGGTCGTAGGCAACACGCAGAAACTCCTCTTCTCCCCGCATCTTGAAGTGGAACTCCCAAGCACGGGCATAAATGGGCTTTCCTGTTTTTTCATCCTTCTTGATGAAAAGCCTTTTGCTCTTCGGCATCCTGCTCAGGATTTTAATTTCAAGATCTCCCTCATAGGGCTCTCCGTAGACCATTAAGTACTTAGACTTGAGGTTCTCAAACACGAGTTCCTTCCACACTTCAGGCTCGTTCTCGAAAGGGCTGTTGGGCTGGCCTACAGGGGATAAGTCCCACTGCCTGAAACCGTTTGGTGGATTGTTGTGGTAAACGTTCACGGGCGAGAGGGTTGTGAGCTTCCTTCCGGAGAGGCGCTCGGGTGTTTTTACATGTTCAACCTCCGCGTCGAGAAGGCGTTTTCCAAGTATGTGGAGTCGCCCCCTGCCCAAGGCGAACCCGTTGATTAGGGCCTCAAGAACTGGCCATGCTGGAGAACTAACAAAAAGCTCCACATCACCAGACTCCACCAGCAGGCCGTTTTCTGTTTTCTCACCGTCTCCGATGGGAAACACACGAGAGGCAACGAACTTGATGTCCTTCTTGTTGTTGTGGATGCGCATTGCTATCCTTGGGTCTCCGAGCTTTATAGCATGAATAAGAAATGAGTAGAGTGGATGAGGGTAGTTGTAGGGGATAACAAAAGGCTCTTCGAAGTGGAGCAGGAGTTTAAGTCTCATCTATGAACGCCTCCATGCCTTCAACGACGCTCTGGGGTGGGGTTATACCTGCTCTCTTTGCAATCCTGAGTCCCTGGTAAAGTCCCTCTGGCCTCTCGTTGATGACCGCATCTATAACAGCCAAAACCGCCTCACTTTCCTTTCTGAGGAGCGCATCGAAGAACCTCACCGTGCGATAGGTGCTCCTCCTCTTCAGCTCCCAGAGAAAGTCCATGAGTTTCCCGATGTCTTCCTCACGGTAGGAGCGTATAGCTTGGTTGTTGCCATCTCTCTCAAGGGTGTACGACCTTATGAGGAGTGACTTTCTAGTCACGGTCTCAATGGCACTAAGGCTTTCAGTGTGGAGGAAATGGTAGAACAGCGCAAGGCGGGAGTTGGAGAGATAGCTCATGTTAGCCTCGTAGTAGTGGGGAAATTGCTTCTTTAAGTCTCTTAGGGCGAGTAGTTCAATGAGATTCAGGTCTTCCTGGGGTGCAACCTGATAAATGTGCACCCACGTTCTGTTGCCTTTGGCATATCTAATATAGGGAGTGTAGTAGTGAAACCCGACCCACGCGAGGGCATAGCTCAATGAATCAACTTTGAGGGGATTTCCTCCCTGAACCCCCATGTGCTTTGGTATGAATTTGCCCGCGGAGGGCATGAGAGTTATCGGGATAGGATACTTCCCTCCAACCTTTTTCCCTGTCCTTAGCTTCTCAAGGACATCCCCTAACCGCGATGGAACACTATCCCAGTAGGCGTTGTTCACGTTGGCTCCAGCGCTGAAGTCGGCGTCGCTTATGACTTTACCGCCCTCATGGGAACGGTAGTTGCCAATGGCGTAGTGGAGTGAGAGCATCTCATCCAGCGCGTCTATTAATCCCGCCCTGAAGTCACCGTCGCTTTCAACCGTATAATAACTCCTCTGAGCAGTCCCTTCTGGAATTAGAGTTACTTCCTTTGCTCCGCCCCGAACCGAGGTCTCAACGTAGCCGTAGGCAACGTAAAGGTCAAAGACCTCGTCGATGCCTGGGGTTTGGTAAGTCTCCACTCAGACCACCTCCAGCCACTCCGCCTCAATGACCTCCGAGAACTTAGGAGCCTCGCCTTCCCTCTCCTCGGCACCCTTGTAGTCGCACAAGACGAGCGGAATAAGCAGAGCACCAACGATTAAGCGGAGCTTTCCGGCATCAGGAAGGTGGCGCGCCTTCACACTCAGCTCCACAACCGTTTTAACGACGTCCCCTGGCCCCGCCGTGGGAACATCAACGTCCACACCGAGGTTCTCTCTGAAACTTTCCCTCAGGAACTCGTCCAGTTCTGGAACCACCCCGTCGAAGTTCCTCAGTTTGTCGAGGGCAACCTCTACCGACAGGGAGTCCCTGTCAAGGTTGGTAATCTGCCCCATGAGTATCGGCTCGTGATGGAGCATGACTACGAGGGAGCCGATGAACGCAGTCTTCTCATCGAAAAGCTGAGGGAGTATTTTCAGAGTGTAGTACGCGCTCACTAGCTCGTGCCTGAACCCCCTGAGCCTGGCTCTGTTCGCAAGGTAGTCCTGGTAAAGCCTTGCCCCCTTTCCGGAATCGTGGAGGGTTATCAGCGCTTTCATCAGCCTGTCGGCCTCTTCCCTACTCAATTCGACATCATAAGCCCTCATTGACCGGATTATTGAAGGAATATACTTATCCTTGACCCCCACCCAGGCCCTCAGCATGGTCTCAACGTGTTCTTCAAGGGGCTGTCCTCGGAATGCGAGAAGGCTCACTCTCTCACCCCCGCGAAGTCGAGAAGCGTGACCTGTCCTTTCCTCTTGGGCCTCCTCTGCCCGTTGGTTTTGGACGTTTTGGTTTTCTGGCTTGTCTTTGTCTCGTCCTCGCCCTCCGTTTCATTGTTTCCCTGCCAGAAACCAAGCTCTCTGCTGTAGCACTCACCGGACACGGCGTATATGGCGAGGGCCTTTGGACTCTTCTCACTAACCCCCTCCAGGACCCAGTGGTAGCGTTCCTTCTTTGTGTCCCACCTCCGAACGAGCTTCCCCGTTATGCAGTCCTTTAGTTTCCCCCAGTTGGCCCTTAGAAGCGAGTGGCTGACACGGATTACCCTGTTGACCTTGAACTTCAGCTCTCCTTCAGATTCATCGTCGAGAATGTAGAGCATCGAGTAAAGCTCGGGCCTGGAGCGTAGCTCGTATTCAGGCGGTATGGAGAAGAGTTTAAGCTCCCTGAAGTAAATGTAGGCCGAATGGAACTCCTTCGGCACGAGGTTATTAGCGTAGTGGAACCTGTAAACCCTGTCGAGGGCCTCCCTAGCTTTTTCAACGTCGTAGAGGTAACTCTCCAGGGAGCCAAGCTCGTCGTAGCTGAGGAGGAGCACCAGAGGGTCGTAGGGCAGGGTTTCGTAGGGAACCACGAGCAAATCCTTGGGGGATTTTTTCTTTTTGCCGAGTTCACTGACCGTCCGTGGAGTACCAATGTACCAGACGTTTTGTTTTTTCCCGGGGACATCTAGGGTAAGCTTGACGACGCGCTTGTAGTCCTTGTGATTATCGAACTCAACGAAAGGCTCGGTTTCGATTTTGGCCTTAATTTTCTCTCTAATTGTGCTCAATACCTCGGAAAAACCCTTAACCTCAGGAAATTCCCCGAGGTTCGCTTTTTCCACGAGAACTATCGCTTTCCCTACCTCTCCCTTTCTCCTCGCGCACCTTCCCACGCGCTGTATGAGCGCATCGAGGGGCGCTATGTCAGTCACGACGAGACCGACGTTGGGGAGGTCGAGGCCTGCCTCGACAACCTGGGTCGCTACGATGAGCCTGGCGCTATCAATGGCATTCTCCTTGTCCCTCCTGTCCCCCACCGCGAAGCGGCCGTGAATCAGGAGCGTTTCAACTCCAAGCTCTTTTGAGAGGGTCTTCAGCCAGAGGTAAGTCGTGATGGCCTTATCGACGGTGTTCCTGACTACAAGAACCCTCTTTCCATCAGAGAGTGCTTCCTTTATGTCATCGAGCACATCCTCAATCGTTCCCTCGACGACGCGGATGCTCACTTCACCTCTCTCTGGCTTTCTGACGTCAGATTTTTCAACCCCCACGACTTCGGACTCCCCGACAATCATTCTTCTCAGGGGGGTTGGAATCGTGGCACTCATCACAACTACTGGAACGTTGGCCTCCGAGAGTTGCCTGACAACGAGCGAGAGGAGCTTAGGCATGTAGAGCCCCTCGTCCTGGTACATCTGAACCTCGTCGAAGACGACCAAGCTTTGAGCTATGGCCCCCGCAGGGAATGTGAACCTCCTGCCAACGGTCCTGTGGGCGGCGAGACCGTAGAGAAAGGCGTCCCAGGTGGTGACGACAACCCATCCGAGGAAGGCGTGGGTCTGCTCAAGGCCGTACTCAACGGTCACGAGTTTTTCGGTGAGCTTTTTTGCTTCCTCCTCGGACTTCCCTTTAAGCTTCAGGACCTCTGTTAGAAGCTTACGTATTCTCTCTGCCTGCTTCTCAACTAGGGACCTCGTTGGAAGGACGTAGATTAGCCTCGAAACCGCCCAGGTTCCGTTGTGGGCCTCTGCCAGGAAGGGTATTACCGCCGCCTCGGTCTTGCCCCCTGCCGTGGGAACCTCTATCACCACCTTCCCACCATTTTTTATGATCTCCCAGACTCTCTCCCATGCCCTAAGCTGGTAGTCGTAAGGTTCGTATCTGGTTATGAGTTTGAAGAGTTCCCCAGTGCTCAGCTTCCCGGTAGCCATATCCCAAGCACCTCCCCGTTCAGTTCGATTGTACTCTCAACATCTGGAACCTTTGCTGTCCTCTCGTAGTAGACAACTCTCCTTCTCCTGCGTTCCTCGACAGGTAAGTAGAATGCTTCCTCTCTTCTGCCACCGTAGTCGGGAGACACGAGCATTGTTTCCGTGTGGATTCTGACGGTACCTCCGTTGCGGACCTTCTGGGTCAGGAGCTTTGAGATTTCACTGTAGGGGGCGTAGAACGCCAGAGGGGCCCTTTTTGCCACGGGCTTTGCAAAGCCCGCCCACACCACCGTTGCAAGGCTCTCGGTATCCCCGATAGTGTCAATCATCATCGCGGCCTTCAGGAAGAGTTTCTTTTCTTCTTCGGACAGCCCTTTGAAGGCATAGGCCACGAGAAGCTCGTGGGTAAAAACGTACTCCCTTCTCATGGCATCGTCTTTCTCTGCCTTCGACCCCTTCTCAAGGTTTCTTAGCCTCTTCAGGAGGAATGCCGTCTTGACCATAGGTGCCAACGGCGCGACTTCGACGGCTCTTACGTCCACCAGCTTCTCCTCGATATCTCCTACGGCTTTTCTGGCCACGTAGTCGAGGTTCTCTCCATTGGTTCCCCTCAACAGCACGAGTCCCCTCGCGAGAGCACCCTTAAGGGCCGATGGAGAGGGGAGTAGGAGGGAAGTCCTCACCTGGAACGAACGCCTGGCGACAGAATAAAGGGGAAAGCGGAGGCGCACGAGGAGGACGTCCATTCAGTCGCTCCCTCCGTTGGAATCCTTGTCGAGGGTTTCAACGAGTTTTCTAACGAGCTCCTCCACCGATGAAACCTTTTCGGCATCTTCTACAAAGCTGGTGTTATAGGCAAAGGCCTTGATGCTGAACCCCAGCTTGCGGGCGTTCTCAACTATCGCCCCATTTTCCGTGACATAGTCCTCGTAGAAGCCGTGGACGAGGGTGGGGATGGGTTCCTCACTCGCGACAGCTATGAACTCCTCGACCTTCATGAGCGGGAAGGAGCGCGCGAGGTTTGCACCAATGTAGCCGCTGAGCATGGGGACCAGCGCAAGCAGGGCGCTCTTAATCCTCTCCCTGCGCTCATTGTCTGAGATTACGCTACCGCCTGCAGTGTTCGACTGGGGAACTCCAACAAGGCCAAGGTCGAGCACAATCGAGAAGCCGTAAACTCCCGTCGCGTACTCTCTGCTGAATATCATCTGGGCGGTTCCTTCCTCCGAACTCCCACTTCCTATGGCGCCTTTTTCATTGACATCGACGCGGTTGTGCTTTATGGCATTTATAAGGCGCTCGCCCTCAACCTCCTTGATGAAGTCCTCCGTGGGGACTATGAACGATGTCTTAACGAGGGAAACTCTTCTCACTCCAGTCTTCGGGGCAAGGAAGCCGTGAACGTCCGCGTCAGCGAAGTTGGTTATGATATCTCCCTCATTCTTCAACTCGGCCTCTGTACCGTCCGCCTTCTTCGCTTTTGTTTCACCCTGTCCAAACCTCGTCCCATTGTACCTCAGGGCCCTTTCGGTGAGGTTGTTCTTGAAGGGTGTCCTCCTGAAGTGGTCCACGAAGCCAACAAAGTGCCAGTGCTTCACCATGTTGCCAGTTATGACAGGAACCTCAACGACAGCCCAGCCTTCATCGGTCTTGACCGTCACCTTTGCCTTAGTAACCTCCACGTAGTTGCTCCCCCCACCCCCCTGGGCGTTGAGAGAGTGGGCGTTTAGCCTAACCCTACCGCTTATCCGAACGTACATCAGTTTTCACCTCCAGTGGAGTTGTTCTGCCCCTCCTTGGGGCAGTGGTCCCAGTAGGCGAAGGCCCAGAGGGCCAGC contains:
- the cas7a gene encoding type I-A CRISPR-associated protein Cas7/Csa2 — its product is MYVRISGRVRLNAHSLNAQGGGGSNYVEVTKAKVTVKTDEGWAVVEVPVITGNMVKHWHFVGFVDHFRRTPFKNNLTERALRYNGTRFGQGETKAKKADGTEAELKNEGDIITNFADADVHGFLAPKTGVRRVSLVKTSFIVPTEDFIKEVEGERLINAIKHNRVDVNEKGAIGSGSSEEGTAQMIFSREYATGVYGFSIVLDLGLVGVPQSNTAGGSVISDNERRERIKSALLALVPMLSGYIGANLARSFPLMKVEEFIAVASEEPIPTLVHGFYEDYVTENGAIVENARKLGFSIKAFAYNTSFVEDAEKVSSVEELVRKLVETLDKDSNGGSD